A single window of Synechococcus sp. C9 DNA harbors:
- a CDS encoding class I SAM-dependent methyltransferase yields the protein MSPQTLNLTPDLYHYLQRHSLREPDLLRQLRYETQTMPGAQMQISPEQGQFMAFLVQLMGAHRTLEIGVFTGYSSLAVALALPPTGQMVACDINPDTTQVARRYWEKAGVAHKIDLRLAPAKDTLNTLIAQGEANHYDFAFIDADKENYWIYYEQCLQLVRPGGLIMVDNVLWGGAVIDATVQDRSTQAIREFNQKLYQDERITLVMLPLADGVTLAWKRPD from the coding sequence ATGTCCCCCCAAACCCTGAACCTGACCCCCGACCTGTACCATTACCTGCAACGCCATTCCCTGCGGGAACCCGACCTATTGCGCCAGTTGCGCTACGAAACCCAGACCATGCCGGGGGCACAGATGCAAATTTCCCCGGAACAGGGTCAGTTTATGGCGTTTTTGGTGCAGTTGATGGGGGCACACCGTACCCTGGAAATCGGCGTGTTTACCGGCTATAGCAGTTTGGCGGTGGCACTGGCTCTGCCTCCTACCGGGCAGATGGTGGCTTGTGACATTAACCCAGATACTACTCAAGTCGCTCGCCGCTACTGGGAAAAAGCCGGGGTTGCCCACAAAATTGACCTGCGGTTGGCTCCGGCAAAAGATACCCTGAATACCCTAATTGCCCAGGGGGAAGCCAATCACTACGATTTCGCTTTTATTGATGCGGACAAGGAAAATTACTGGATTTATTACGAACAATGTCTGCAATTGGTACGCCCCGGTGGTTTAATTATGGTAGATAACGTCTTGTGGGGAGGAGCAGTGATAGATGCAACGGTTCAAGATCGGTCAACCCAAGCTATACGAGAGTTTAACCAGAAACTTTATCAGGACGAACGCATTACATTGGTCATGCTCCCTTTGGCGGATGGGGTGACCTTGGCGTGGAAACGACCTGATTAG
- the gyrA gene encoding DNA gyrase subunit A — protein sequence MSTLQERIIPTDLGNEMSRSYLEYAMSVIVGRALPDARDGLKPVHRRILYAMHDLGLQPNAPYKKCARVVGEVLGKYHPHGDQSVYDALVRMAQDFSMRETLIDGHGNFGSVDDDPPAAMRYTECRLRALSREALLMDIDAETVDFIPNFDGSEQEPTVLPARLPQLLLNGSAGIAVGMATNIPPHNLGELVDGLIALIQNPQISNAELQRHIPGPDFPTGGQILGNDGIREMYETGRGSITLRGIAQIETVSAPGRTEKEAIIVTQLPFQVNKAALIERIAELVNDKIIEGISDVRDESDRDGMRVVIELKRDALPQVVLNNLYKQTPLQVNFGANMLALVNREPELLTLRRCLEVFLEFREETIQRRTQYYLRKARERDEIVQGLLVALGNIDSIIALIRQAENTDVARQNLITVYELTVNQANAILDMQIRRLTALESEKVHQEHAELTAKIADLSDILARRERRLELIVQELQELKATFATPRRTAIIASSSGNLHDIDLIANEPCIILVTAQGYIKRMAVDTFSRQSRATRGKAGTTMKPDDVVALFCSAQTHDHILFFSDRGVVYALRAYQIPVASRTARGIPLVQLLPITLEEKITSILPVSAFREDEFIVMLTRGGFIKKTALSAFSNIRANGLIAISLEEGDHLGWVRLAKATDSILIGSRGGMAIRFAVDHKQLRPLGRATRGVRAMELRPGDVLVGMDMISPEDERDVLVVTMNGYGKRVPASEFRIQNRSGMGITSTKFRKQGDAVAGLGLIGADEEILLVTQRGVIIRQAARDISQQSRMATGVRLQRLDADDAIAAVAAVPPNLGDEEEEAS from the coding sequence ATGAGTACCCTACAAGAGCGGATTATTCCCACGGATTTGGGCAATGAAATGTCCCGTTCCTATTTGGAATACGCCATGAGCGTAATTGTGGGGCGGGCGTTGCCAGATGCCCGGGATGGACTGAAACCAGTTCACCGGCGGATTCTCTACGCCATGCACGACCTGGGGTTACAGCCCAACGCCCCCTACAAAAAATGCGCCCGGGTGGTGGGGGAAGTCCTGGGGAAATACCATCCCCACGGGGATCAGTCCGTGTACGATGCCCTGGTACGCATGGCGCAGGACTTTTCCATGCGGGAGACCCTGATTGACGGGCATGGCAATTTTGGTTCGGTGGACGATGACCCCCCGGCGGCGATGCGTTACACGGAATGCCGTCTGCGGGCGTTGAGCCGGGAAGCCCTGCTGATGGACATTGATGCCGAAACGGTGGATTTTATCCCCAACTTCGATGGCTCTGAGCAGGAACCCACGGTTTTACCGGCACGCTTGCCCCAGTTATTGCTGAATGGCTCGGCGGGGATTGCGGTGGGCATGGCGACCAACATTCCCCCCCACAACCTAGGGGAGTTGGTGGATGGTCTGATTGCCCTGATCCAAAACCCGCAGATCAGCAATGCGGAATTACAACGCCATATTCCCGGTCCCGATTTTCCCACCGGCGGGCAGATTTTGGGCAATGATGGCATTCGGGAAATGTATGAAACCGGGCGGGGTTCGATTACCCTGCGGGGAATTGCCCAGATTGAAACCGTGAGTGCGCCGGGGCGGACGGAAAAAGAAGCGATTATCGTTACCCAATTGCCTTTTCAGGTGAATAAAGCGGCTCTGATTGAACGGATTGCCGAATTGGTCAATGACAAGATCATTGAGGGGATCAGCGATGTCCGGGATGAAAGTGACCGGGACGGGATGCGGGTGGTGATTGAATTAAAGCGGGATGCCCTGCCCCAAGTGGTGTTGAATAACCTCTACAAACAAACCCCTTTGCAAGTAAATTTTGGGGCGAATATGTTAGCTCTGGTCAATCGGGAACCGGAGTTATTGACCCTGCGACGCTGTTTAGAAGTGTTTTTGGAATTTCGGGAAGAAACCATCCAGAGACGCACCCAGTATTATCTCCGCAAGGCACGGGAGCGGGATGAAATTGTCCAGGGGTTGTTGGTGGCTTTGGGAAATATTGACAGTATCATTGCCCTGATTCGCCAGGCGGAAAATACGGACGTGGCACGGCAAAACCTGATCACGGTTTATGAATTGACGGTGAACCAAGCCAATGCCATTTTGGATATGCAAATTCGCCGTTTGACCGCTTTAGAAAGTGAAAAAGTCCACCAAGAACACGCCGAATTGACTGCTAAAATCGCTGACCTGTCGGATATTTTGGCACGGCGGGAACGGCGGTTAGAACTGATTGTGCAGGAATTGCAGGAACTGAAAGCTACGTTTGCGACCCCCCGCCGCACGGCAATTATTGCCAGTTCCTCAGGAAATTTACACGATATTGATTTGATTGCTAATGAACCCTGCATCATTTTGGTCACGGCACAGGGGTATATTAAACGGATGGCGGTGGATACCTTTAGCCGTCAAAGTCGGGCGACCCGGGGCAAGGCAGGAACCACGATGAAACCGGATGATGTGGTGGCTTTATTTTGTTCCGCCCAGACCCATGACCATATTTTATTTTTCAGCGACCGGGGGGTGGTTTATGCCCTGCGTGCCTATCAAATCCCGGTGGCATCTCGCACTGCGAGGGGCATTCCTTTGGTGCAATTATTACCCATCACGTTAGAAGAAAAAATCACTTCAATTTTACCCGTCAGTGCCTTTCGTGAGGATGAATTTATTGTGATGTTGACCCGGGGGGGATTTATCAAAAAGACTGCCCTTTCTGCCTTTAGTAATATTCGCGCCAATGGCTTAATTGCGATTAGTTTGGAGGAGGGGGACCACCTGGGTTGGGTGCGGTTGGCAAAAGCGACGGATAGTATTTTGATTGGTTCCCGGGGGGGGATGGCGATTCGGTTTGCGGTGGATCACAAGCAACTGCGTCCCTTGGGGCGGGCGACCCGGGGGGTGCGGGCGATGGAACTGCGACCTGGGGATGTGCTGGTGGGGATGGACATGATTTCCCCGGAGGATGAGCGGGATGTGTTGGTGGTGACCATGAATGGCTATGGGAAACGGGTACCTGCGTCGGAGTTCCGTATCCAAAACCGGAGTGGGATGGGGATTACGTCCACCAAATTCCGCAAACAGGGGGATGCGGTGGCGGGGCTGGGGCTGATTGGTGCGGATGAGGAGATTCTGCTGGTCACACAGCGGGGGGTGATCATCCGACAAGCGGCACGGGATATTTCCCAGCAGTCCCGCATGGCGACGGGGGTGCGCCTGCAACGGTTGGATGCGGACGATGCGATTGCCGCGGTAGCCGCTGTGCCCCCGAATTTAGGGGATGAGGAGGAAGAGGCGAGTTAA
- the queG gene encoding tRNA epoxyqueuosine(34) reductase QueG yields MLSAQDVKAYARRLGFHRVGIASVAPAPTSHLRAWLAAGYHADMNWLNDERRNEVERVLPGVRSVIAVALNYYSPGEQPRVGKIARYAWGRDYHRVVGRRLKALANWLHQQAPDCQTRTYVDTGPVEDKLWAEWAGLGWVGKNSNLITRQYGSWVVLGEILTTLELTPDAPHTEHCGTCTRCLSACPTGAIVRPFVVDSRRCIAYHTIENRQETLPAEIAANLQGWLAGCDICQEVCPWNQRFAQPTDIAEFAPRLPPLSLRAWAEVDGETWDRSLRGSALRRIKPFMWRRNAQALLAHGSHDSQ; encoded by the coding sequence GTGTTGTCTGCCCAGGATGTGAAAGCCTATGCCCGCCGTTTGGGGTTCCATCGGGTGGGGATTGCCAGCGTTGCCCCTGCCCCGACTTCCCATTTGAGGGCGTGGTTGGCGGCGGGGTATCACGCAGATATGAACTGGTTGAACGATGAGCGACGCAACGAGGTTGAGCGGGTTTTGCCGGGGGTGCGCTCGGTGATTGCGGTGGCTTTGAACTACTACTCGCCGGGGGAACAACCCAGGGTCGGGAAAATCGCCCGCTACGCCTGGGGACGGGATTACCACCGGGTCGTGGGGCGGCGGTTAAAAGCCTTGGCTAATTGGTTGCACCAACAAGCCCCCGATTGCCAAACCCGCACCTATGTGGACACCGGGCCGGTAGAAGACAAACTCTGGGCGGAATGGGCGGGGCTGGGTTGGGTGGGAAAAAATAGCAATCTGATTACCCGGCAGTACGGCTCCTGGGTGGTGCTGGGGGAAATTTTAACGACCCTGGAATTAACCCCCGATGCCCCCCACACGGAACATTGCGGCACCTGCACCCGCTGTTTGTCTGCCTGTCCGACCGGGGCAATTGTGCGCCCTTTTGTGGTGGATAGCCGCCGTTGTATCGCTTATCACACGATTGAAAACCGGCAGGAGACGTTACCAGCGGAGATTGCCGCCAATTTGCAGGGCTGGTTGGCTGGGTGTGACATTTGCCAGGAGGTGTGCCCCTGGAACCAACGGTTTGCCCAACCCACCGATATTGCTGAATTTGCGCCCCGTTTGCCCCCTTTGTCCTTGCGGGCGTGGGCGGAAGTGGATGGGGAAACCTGGGATCGGAGTTTGCGGGGGTCGGCTCTGCGGCGGATTAAACCGTTCATGTGGCGGCGCAACGCCCAAGCCCTACTGGCGCATGGTTCCCATGATTCCCAATGA
- a CDS encoding Rrf2 family transcriptional regulator yields MFRLSTRSQYSLKAMLDLSLAGGNRAVSGRTIAQRQGIPAPFLEKILLDLRRAGLVVSHRGAQGGYRLARPPELIRVSEIFLAVGESLTYPEPQPQQATDWVTRTLWRRLSGLCEQALQSLTLADLYYDVRSRMATDAEAFHFIV; encoded by the coding sequence ATGTTTCGTCTTTCCACCCGTAGCCAATACAGCCTCAAAGCCATGCTGGATTTAAGTCTAGCTGGGGGGAATCGGGCGGTTTCCGGGCGTACCATTGCCCAGCGGCAGGGGATTCCGGCGCCTTTTTTGGAAAAAATCCTGCTGGACTTGCGTCGGGCGGGTTTGGTTGTCTCCCACCGGGGGGCACAGGGGGGGTATCGCTTGGCACGACCGCCGGAGTTGATCCGGGTGTCAGAGATTTTTTTAGCGGTGGGGGAATCCCTCACCTACCCGGAACCCCAGCCCCAACAGGCGACGGATTGGGTGACCCGTACCCTTTGGCGACGGCTAAGCGGGTTGTGTGAACAAGCCTTACAAAGTCTGACGTTGGCGGATTTGTATTACGATGTGCGGAGCCGGATGGCGACCGATGCGGAGGCATTTCATTTTATTGTTTAG
- a CDS encoding succinate dehydrogenase/fumarate reductase iron-sulfur subunit, whose amino-acid sequence MLNFTLKIWRQPQAERPGQFVTYPMAGVSPGWSLLELLDELNEKLMQAGAEPVAFDSDCREGICGSCGLLVNGIPHGQAGVTTCQVYLRRFQNGQTLTLEPLPGFPLVRDLVVDRSALDRIMAQGGYISVNVGSAPEANTIAIPPKTATQAFDAATCIGCGACVAACPNGSAALFVGAKITHLSLLPQGQPEAGQRVRAMTAQMDAEGLGHCSNHGECAAVCPQNIPLTVIARLRRQYWQSWW is encoded by the coding sequence ATGCTTAATTTCACATTAAAAATTTGGCGGCAACCCCAGGCGGAACGACCGGGGCAGTTCGTGACCTATCCGATGGCTGGCGTATCTCCGGGCTGGTCATTGCTGGAACTGCTGGATGAATTGAACGAAAAGCTGATGCAAGCCGGGGCAGAGCCGGTGGCGTTTGATAGCGATTGCCGGGAGGGGATTTGTGGCAGTTGTGGCTTGTTGGTGAATGGCATCCCCCACGGGCAGGCGGGGGTGACGACCTGTCAGGTCTATCTGCGGCGGTTTCAGAATGGGCAAACTTTAACCCTGGAACCCTTGCCGGGGTTTCCCCTGGTGCGGGATTTGGTGGTGGACCGCAGTGCCTTGGACCGGATCATGGCGCAGGGCGGCTACATTAGCGTCAATGTGGGGAGTGCGCCGGAAGCCAACACGATTGCCATTCCCCCCAAGACGGCGACCCAGGCGTTTGATGCGGCGACCTGTATCGGTTGTGGGGCGTGTGTGGCGGCCTGTCCGAATGGCTCGGCGGCGCTGTTTGTGGGTGCCAAGATTACCCACTTGAGTTTACTGCCCCAGGGACAGCCGGAAGCGGGACAGCGGGTACGAGCCATGACGGCGCAGATGGATGCGGAGGGCTTGGGGCATTGCTCAAATCACGGGGAATGTGCCGCTGTCTGTCCTCAAAATATTCCCCTGACGGTGATTGCTCGGTTGCGCCGCCAGTATTGGCAGTCCTGGTGGTAG
- a CDS encoding TldD/PmbA family protein has translation MTATITPTRIQDQLQDVIHRHAQGVDYLEIRLEQSESLRLGFRGTRFDAVDRGLSLAGGIRACYRGGWSFVTFNGLSELSERVQDAVAQARLIGQEVTQLADVTPVVDYVTASIATDPRTVPLSEKRELLNHYNNLLLQYDSRIQTTSVGYRERFGITYLATSTGTLLAQERLDVSGMFGVVARGAEMVVRQGYESVHSRSDYNVLVGIEDQVLGAAQRAVRQLEAQPVKGGQYTVILDPYLAGVFIHEAFGHLSEADFVYENPRMQELLQLGRQVAIPELNVVDDATLPGLPGSLVYDDEGVPGQRKYLIKDGVLTQRLHSRETAGKMAEQPTGNARALSATYAPIVRMTNTGIEPGTQDVADMMQDIDLGVYCVRMLGGQTNGELFTFAAAEGYMIRNGQLAEPVSDVTLSGNVFQTLKDIEAVGKDTVYRNGGCGKAGQSPLPVSVGGPHVRIKNVVIGGR, from the coding sequence ATGACCGCCACCATCACCCCGACCCGGATTCAAGACCAATTGCAGGACGTGATTCATCGCCATGCCCAGGGGGTGGACTACCTGGAAATTCGCCTGGAGCAAAGCGAATCCCTGCGGTTGGGCTTTCGGGGCACCCGCTTCGATGCGGTGGATCGGGGGTTGTCCCTGGCGGGGGGCATTCGTGCCTGCTACCGGGGGGGCTGGAGTTTTGTGACCTTCAACGGCTTGAGTGAATTGTCCGAACGGGTGCAGGATGCGGTGGCTCAGGCGCGTTTAATCGGTCAGGAAGTCACCCAACTAGCTGACGTAACGCCGGTGGTGGACTATGTGACTGCTTCCATCGCCACAGACCCCCGCACGGTACCCCTGAGCGAAAAACGGGAATTACTCAATCATTACAATAACCTGCTTTTGCAATACGATTCCCGCATCCAAACCACCAGTGTGGGCTACCGGGAACGGTTTGGCATTACCTATTTGGCGACTTCCACCGGCACCCTTTTGGCGCAGGAGCGGTTGGATGTGTCGGGAATGTTCGGGGTGGTAGCCCGGGGAGCGGAGATGGTCGTGCGTCAAGGCTATGAATCGGTGCATTCCCGTTCGGATTACAATGTACTGGTGGGTATCGAAGACCAAGTGTTGGGGGCGGCGCAGCGGGCGGTACGGCAATTGGAAGCGCAACCGGTCAAGGGCGGGCAGTACACGGTGATTCTTGACCCCTACCTGGCGGGAGTCTTTATCCATGAGGCGTTTGGGCATTTGTCCGAGGCGGATTTTGTCTATGAAAATCCCCGGATGCAGGAGTTGTTGCAGTTGGGGCGGCAGGTTGCGATTCCTGAGTTGAATGTGGTGGATGATGCCACCCTGCCGGGGTTGCCCGGTTCCCTGGTCTATGACGATGAGGGGGTGCCAGGACAACGGAAGTATTTAATCAAAGATGGGGTACTGACCCAACGGCTCCATTCCCGGGAAACGGCGGGCAAAATGGCGGAGCAACCGACGGGTAACGCCCGGGCATTGTCGGCGACCTACGCTCCCATCGTGCGGATGACCAATACGGGAATTGAGCCAGGGACGCAGGATGTGGCGGATATGATGCAGGACATTGACCTGGGGGTGTACTGCGTGCGGATGCTGGGTGGTCAGACCAACGGGGAACTTTTTACCTTTGCCGCCGCCGAGGGCTACATGATCCGCAACGGGCAATTGGCTGAACCGGTCAGCGATGTGACCCTGAGCGGCAATGTATTTCAGACCTTGAAGGATATTGAGGCGGTGGGCAAGGACACGGTTTACCGCAACGGCGGCTGTGGCAAGGCGGGTCAATCTCCCCTACCGGTCAGCGTCGGCGGTCCCCATGTGCGGATCAAAAACGTGGTGATCGGTGGACGGTAA
- the rplS gene encoding 50S ribosomal protein L19, with protein sequence MNAQAIIRSLEAEYLKTDLPQVEIGDIVKVGVVIQEGGKERVQPYEGVVIARRGTGVNLSITVRKTFQGVGVERVFLLHSPRIANIQILRRSVVRRAKLYYLRQRVGKATRLKQRFN encoded by the coding sequence ATGAACGCCCAAGCCATCATTCGGTCTTTGGAAGCTGAGTACCTCAAGACCGACCTACCCCAGGTGGAAATCGGCGATATTGTCAAAGTTGGGGTGGTGATCCAGGAAGGGGGCAAGGAGCGGGTACAGCCCTACGAAGGGGTGGTGATCGCCCGCCGGGGCACGGGGGTGAATTTGAGTATTACGGTACGCAAAACCTTTCAAGGGGTGGGGGTCGAACGGGTGTTTTTGCTCCATTCTCCCCGCATTGCCAACATTCAAATCCTGCGCCGCTCCGTGGTACGACGGGCAAAACTGTACTACCTGCGGCAACGGGTGGGTAAAGCAACCCGCTTGAAGCAACGGTTTAATTAG
- a CDS encoding transposase: protein MRRQIQGLIKPLLNLLPKNDYPVLDTRLFVLIWMHFILDARVATMRGLFFLLNHLNFKVDISTFSKACKHRSTEPFQVILRELQKRLKHHQGEFKHLFPLDSTIITLTSKLFWHYKQVKLTLGLDINEGNIGDESIIFGKTNDHKIGHLVIGTIPENAVGIMDRGFASWKLMDEMCKRNTLFIVRIRNNMKLQPDNPDIRVIQFFNEEENTEYRLATNVTSMTDEEICSAYRLRWRIELLWKALKMHLKLDRIITKNENGVRLQIYAVLIGYLILRLLEIGHNKTYELIDKLRYLQIEIGRHCSFMELVGVEPLVG from the coding sequence ATGAGACGACAAATTCAGGGACTTATCAAGCCCTTGCTGAACCTTCTTCCCAAAAACGACTATCCAGTCTTGGATACTCGCTTGTTTGTACTCATATGGATGCACTTCATTTTAGATGCAAGAGTCGCCACCATGCGGGGCTTATTCTTCCTCTTGAATCATCTCAATTTTAAAGTTGACATATCAACGTTTTCTAAGGCGTGTAAACATCGTAGCACCGAGCCGTTTCAAGTGATCCTAAGAGAACTGCAAAAACGGCTTAAACATCATCAAGGTGAATTTAAGCACTTATTCCCATTAGATTCTACCATTATCACCCTGACCAGCAAATTATTCTGGCACTACAAGCAGGTAAAATTGACGCTTGGCCTGGATATAAATGAGGGCAATATCGGTGACGAATCAATTATATTTGGAAAGACTAATGACCATAAAATTGGGCATCTTGTGATTGGGACGATACCTGAGAATGCCGTTGGTATCATGGATAGGGGTTTTGCTTCCTGGAAATTAATGGACGAAATGTGTAAACGAAATACATTGTTTATTGTGCGGATTAGAAATAATATGAAGTTGCAACCTGACAATCCGGATATTCGGGTAATTCAATTTTTTAATGAAGAGGAAAACACAGAATATAGGCTAGCGACTAACGTGACTTCGATGACGGATGAAGAGATTTGTTCAGCCTATCGTTTGCGCTGGCGAATTGAGTTGCTTTGGAAGGCACTAAAGATGCACTTGAAATTGGATAGAATCATTACCAAGAATGAGAATGGTGTGCGGCTACAGATTTATGCCGTATTGATTGGTTATCTAATTTTAAGATTGCTGGAGATAGGTCACAATAAGACCTATGAATTGATTGACAAGTTGCGATATTTACAAATAGAAATAGGCCGACACTGTAGCTTCATGGAACTCGTAGGGGTAGAGCCGCTCGTAGGATAA
- a CDS encoding RNA methyltransferase, giving the protein MITSRRHPLVRHIRQLHTPKGRREAGQFLLEGTHLLQSAWEQGVKLQHICYTETWAGRYPHLASQFAPAVAQPVSDPVMAVLATTVHPDGVVGVAPIPQGGAVPAPGRFNLLGYRLQDPGNVGTLIRTGAAVGVKHLLLTDDSVDPYHPKLLRSAAGQWFRCPPWVCPDPLDVMKQYRQNQVQIIATHAQGACLYWQVDWTHPSLLLLGNEGQGLPESWLAQADRVVQIPQAVGVESLNVAVAAAVCLYEAVRQNWTNSKP; this is encoded by the coding sequence GTGATTACCAGCCGTCGCCATCCCCTGGTTCGCCATATCCGGCAGTTACACACCCCGAAGGGTCGCCGGGAAGCGGGGCAGTTTCTCCTGGAAGGGACGCATTTGCTCCAGTCCGCCTGGGAGCAGGGGGTTAAACTTCAGCACATTTGCTATACGGAAACCTGGGCAGGACGCTATCCCCATCTCGCCAGCCAATTTGCCCCTGCCGTTGCCCAACCCGTGAGTGACCCGGTGATGGCGGTTTTGGCGACCACGGTGCATCCCGATGGGGTGGTGGGGGTTGCTCCTATCCCTCAGGGCGGTGCAGTACCAGCCCCGGGGCGGTTCAATCTTTTGGGGTATCGCCTGCAAGACCCGGGCAATGTGGGCACGTTGATTCGCACCGGAGCCGCCGTGGGGGTCAAACACCTGCTCTTGACCGACGACAGCGTGGACCCCTACCATCCCAAACTGTTGCGCTCGGCGGCGGGTCAGTGGTTCCGTTGCCCCCCTTGGGTTTGCCCTGACCCCTTGGATGTAATGAAACAATACCGACAAAATCAAGTCCAAATCATTGCCACCCACGCTCAAGGGGCTTGTCTCTACTGGCAGGTGGATTGGACACACCCCAGCCTGCTGTTACTGGGAAATGAGGGGCAAGGGTTGCCAGAGTCATGGTTGGCGCAGGCGGATCGGGTGGTGCAGATTCCCCAGGCGGTTGGGGTGGAATCCCTGAATGTGGCGGTGGCGGCGGCGGTATGTCTGTACGAGGCGGTGCGGCAAAACTGGACAAATTCAAAACCTTAA
- a CDS encoding glycosyltransferase produces the protein MRQLYFLVPGTTKSYHCGGLWAELKVLELAQSLGSATLVTYRQREPEHLFLADVIRRPQTEGIFVVSWGFHVPKLLAQLRNYPVVYHAHSTGYGFAIPPGVPIVTVSRNSMGYWGQKAPHAPIYYLPNVISDEFVNRGEDRDIDVLIMARKSSPYLLKVLAPKLEKDVRVEVVDYFVPSLADLFNRSRVYLYDSAHYWAVQGVSEGFGLQPLEAMACGCRVFSSVNGGLADYLDPGFNCEQIGCYDSGYDVNKILRVLNTPTPPVNLDFLQAYRPLQVRQKLQIIWRALDEFFDYQSAHKGDIRPLTGWGIGYQRLQKWGRKVTQLLKKSK, from the coding sequence ATGCGGCAACTGTATTTTTTGGTACCGGGCACGACGAAATCCTACCACTGTGGGGGGCTTTGGGCAGAATTAAAAGTGCTGGAATTGGCTCAATCCCTGGGTTCTGCCACTTTAGTCACCTATCGGCAACGGGAACCGGAGCATTTATTTTTAGCGGATGTGATCCGCCGTCCCCAGACTGAAGGAATTTTTGTGGTGAGTTGGGGGTTTCATGTGCCCAAATTGCTTGCCCAATTGCGAAATTATCCGGTGGTTTATCACGCCCACAGCACGGGTTACGGGTTTGCCATTCCCCCGGGGGTGCCGATTGTAACTGTCAGCCGCAATAGCATGGGTTATTGGGGGCAAAAGGCTCCCCATGCACCGATTTATTATTTACCAAATGTGATTAGTGATGAATTTGTTAACCGGGGAGAAGATCGGGATATTGATGTGTTGATCATGGCACGGAAATCTTCCCCTTATTTACTCAAAGTTTTGGCTCCCAAATTGGAAAAAGATGTGCGGGTGGAGGTGGTGGATTATTTCGTGCCCAGTCTGGCGGATTTATTCAATCGCAGTCGGGTTTATCTGTACGATTCGGCGCACTATTGGGCGGTACAGGGGGTGAGTGAGGGGTTTGGGCTACAACCTTTGGAAGCGATGGCGTGCGGCTGTCGGGTTTTTTCGAGTGTCAATGGCGGTCTGGCGGACTATCTTGACCCAGGGTTTAATTGTGAGCAAATTGGCTGTTATGATTCGGGCTATGATGTGAATAAAATTCTGCGGGTTCTCAATACGCCGACACCGCCTGTGAATTTAGACTTTTTGCAGGCATATCGTCCCCTCCAGGTACGACAAAAATTACAAATCATTTGGCGGGCATTGGATGAATTTTTTGATTATCAATCGGCACACAAGGGGGACATTCGCCCGCTGACTGGTTGGGGGATCGGGTATCAGCGGCTACAAAAGTGGGGTCGCAAGGTAACACAACTCTTAAAAAAATCCAAATGA